The DNA window TCCTCCAGGACGCGGGCATCATCCGCCACCGAGGCAAGATCGAAGCGACCATCAACAATGCCAAACGCGCGCAAGAGCTGGTGAAACAGAAAGGCTCACTTGCAGCCTATTTCTGGAGCTACGAACCGGATTCAGAGCAACTCACCAAGCCACAGACCCAATCCACATCCGCAGAATCTATTGCGCTCTCAAAGGATCTGAAAAAGCTCGGATGGAAATTTGTCGGACCGACCACCATGTATGCCCTCATGCAAGCGATGGGACTGATCAACGATCATGCCGAGGACTGCGTCATCCGTGCCAAGGTTCAAAAAGCTCGGAAGAAATTCCAGCGGACTAAGACTTTTTAATAACGTCTTCAATCCTTGGCCCTACTTTTTGAGAACACCTGACGTAAATTCCCGACGCCGCAGGTCATGGATGCCAACAGA is part of the Verrucomicrobiota bacterium genome and encodes:
- a CDS encoding DNA-3-methyladenine glycosylase I encodes the protein MNDTVPGPDGKPRCGWCSAAPEFFDYHDTEWGFPVSDDKRLFEKLCLEGFQSGLSWRTILAKRENFRAAFHNFDFNQIARFKEKDVDRLLQDAGIIRHRGKIEATINNAKRAQELVKQKGSLAAYFWSYEPDSEQLTKPQTQSTSAESIALSKDLKKLGWKFVGPTTMYALMQAMGLINDHAEDCVIRAKVQKARKKFQRTKTF